AGATAGAACAACCAGGAAGGAGGTATTCCTCGGTAAAGATGTAAAACAACTGGCAGCATAAATTGAGAAGTACTGTTCGGgtgaagaaaaataatttcacagaggatgggaggggaggggacccgCAATGGAAGCAGAACGCTGGCCACAGTATCTGGATATGTGCTTGCAGGGCTGGTGGCGGGTGGAACTTTCTCAGCCAGCAGACAGTTTAGCTTCCGTCTGGATCAAAACATTTGAATATTTTGTTCATaatatgtttatgttaattttctttctcccctcccaAACACTCAAACTTGTTTCAAACCCGTTTTGTTACATTTGAGCGGAATTCTGTATAATTTTTGTTTGTGGAGGGTGGAAACTGTGACATGATCGATGACACATTGCAACCCGTTCACCAATCATTTAACTACACACactgatttaaaaataattgcaaatGGTGAAACCGAAAACAGGAGAAAATGCTTCGTGATAACCAGTAATGTCTTTAAATCCACCATTTATTTTTGAACCTCACCGATGCCCAACTAGTTACCAAGAAAATAAAGCAGGTTTTATGGCAAATTTTGTTCGAACCCGCACCGTAATACGTCTTTAAATTTGGATGACAAAGTGACCTGTGTAACTTGGACGAGTTACTCCAAAACCTCGGTGTAACAGAATTGCTCGCACTTCGCGCGTCCCAAATCCCTTGCTTTGCCGGCCAGGTTCCCACCCACATTGTCCCACAGCCTCGGCTACACAACACAGTCTCGGCTACACAACACAGCCCGTCGTTCGGAAACACCAGGGATAGTTGGGGCGCCGCGGCTGCTCGCAACCCGCTCGAGTACAGCCCAGGGAATGGAGCTACACTCGCCCGTCCCCAGCCCCGCGGGCCCCAGGAGTGGGGCACCGACAGTGAGCGGGCCATTGTAGGCCCCACCCGGCCCCAAGAGTGGGGCACAGTGACACTGCAGGCCCTACCCGGGAATGGTGCACTGTGAGCGGGGCACTGCAGGCCCCACCCGGCCCCGGGAGTGGGACACCGACAGTGAGCGGGCCCTACCCAGCCCCGGGAGTGGGGCACCGACAGTGAGCGGGCCCTACCCAGCCCCGGGAGTGGGGCACCGACAGTGAGCGGGCCCTACCCAGCCCCGGGAGTGGGGCACCGACAGTGAGCGGGCCCTACCCAGCCCCGGGAGTGGGGCACCGACAGTGAGCGGGCCCTACCCAGCCCCGGGAGTGGGGCACCGACAGTGAGCGGGCCCTACCCAGCCCCGGGAGTGGGGCACCGACAGTGAGCGGGCCCTACCCGGCCCCGGGAGTGGGGCACCGACAGTGAGCGGGCCCTACCCAGCCCCGGGAGTGGGGCACCGACATTGAGCGGGCCCTACCCAGCCCCGGGAGTGGGGCACCGACAGTGAGCGGGCCCTACCCAGCCCCGGGAGTGGGGCGCGGCAACCAGCCGGTGAATGGATGGATGCCGCGGTCCCAACCGGCCCAATGTcagacttcagagtctgaagaagggtctcaacccggaacgtccgtccacagacgctgccccccccccaccaccaccactgtgtGAGTGTGTCCCCGCAATGTCGCGCCTGGCGGGGCCGTGGGCGGTGTATCCACCCTCCATGTGGCAGCTTGTCAGTGACGCCGCGCCCGCCCATTGGGCGCCGCTGTAACAGCCTCACTGTATCcgctccgccagcgccgccgCTGCTTGATGCCGGAGCCGAGGGCGGACACAGCGGGGACAGagcgggagaagagagagagagggagcggggagagAGCGGACACAGCGGGGACAGAGCGGGAGGGCGGCcacagcggggagagagagagcggggagagagggcGGCCACAGCGGGGCGGACCCGGGAAGAGAGAGGACAGCTCACACAGTGACCACACCCTCGGCCCCAGCATGGTTGCCCGTGGATTAACATGAGCCCTCTGCAGCAGCCGTGTAGCCCAGGCCGGCAGTAACAGCAGCAGCTGGGAGCGCCCTCGTTGGGGCCTCGGGAAGGCTCGCAGATCAGGGCGCGTCCATGCCGAGTGGTCACTAGGCAAAGGGAGGCGGTTCATTCCCCGCTTGTGGACAGAAGCTGGTTGATGCACCGGATTCATCCGAAAGGGAACATCCTGACCGTTCGGAGCGGTTACCCTGCAGCGCTGACATTGGAAAACTTACCCCTTAAACTACCGTTGTCTTGTTGGGCGCTGACCAGGCGGGCAGTCAGTGCGAGGGCggccacaccctcccctccactcccctcccctccgtgtgCTTCGCTTCCTGATGGGAGATGCCGAGTCCGGGCTGATTCTGCCACTCCAACACAACACGACCCACTGGAATTAGAGGGGTTTATGTTTGCAACTGACGTTAACTTTTAAGCTGCCCTTTTCCCCCTCACGTAAAGTCTGAATGATCGAATGAGAAACGCTTGTGCCAAGAAGGAACAGAGGGTTTTGTGCATGGAAGTTGTAATTGTCCCTGAAGTCCGGATTACTGGCGAAGTAAGGCCTGCTGTGAAAAGTGGAGGTGCACCTTTGGAAAAGCTGCTGTTAATTCCCTTCCGCTGAAGGCGACACAATCAACACGGGCGGCGGATTCTCGGCGTGAGACAAGGCAAGGTACCCCAGCAATGTCCAAGGGCGGGAGGTGGTGGGCTCCGACACACAGGACACGCACGCCTGACTGTGCAGCCGAAAGGAACTGAACACTAGTTTGTGAAGCCTCTCTGCTGGCTGCTCGTCTCTGCGGGGGAAACAAGGCGGCGGGGTTTTACTGTCCGGTTATTTCCCCCCCTCTGCCCCATTGATGGAACGATGATGCGGGCAGAGAGGGACACTGGGCTGAATCGGGACTGTGCTGGAGACAGAAGCGGCATGCGAGGAGCCGCCCCGCACCTCCATGGCTAACAGCGGCTCGGCCAAGTCGACAAGtagcagcagcggcggcggcggcggcttcaGCTTCAGCTCGCAGCAGCGGAGGAGGTTGGTGTTGATGTGCGACATGTGCAAGAGCAAGATGCAACTGGTGGCCGACCTGCTACTGTTGTCTAGCGACACCCGGCCTGTACACACCGACAGCCCGAgcaccggcaccggcaccggcaccggcCCCGCGCCGGGACAGTCATTCGACAAGAGCCGGGACACTGTGATCGCCCGCACCAAGGGGCTGTCCATCCTCACCCACGACGTGCAGAGCCAGCTCAACATGGGCAAGTATGGCGAGGTGGGCGCCAGCCTGGGGGAGATGTGTGAGCTGGTGGTGGCGTTGGTCGAGTCTGCCGCCCATGCTGCCTacctggcggcggcccaggcaCCCGGCTCGCAGGCTGCTGTGGCCGGCCTAGTGGACCGCTACCGCCTGAGTAGGGCCAGGTACGATGTGGAGCAGAGCTGTGGGCTACTGCGGACGGCACCTGTGTGTGAGCTGAGCCCGCCGTTACTGCTCGACTTGTCCCGTAGTCTGTCCCGTGGTCTCCGTGGGTTGACGGACGCGTGTGTGTTGGCGGCGGACAGCAGCCGTGACCGCTTCACCAGGGACCAGTTCAAGCTGAGTGTCAAGGTCATGAGTTCCAGCGCCACGGCGTTGTTGGCCTGTGTGCGGGAGTTGAAGGCGCGGCCTTGTGAGGCTGCCCGGGCCCGCTGTGTGTTGTTCGGGGGGCCGCTACTACAGGCCGTGAATGCCCTGGTGGGCTTCGCCACAGAGCCGCAGTTCCTGGGTGAGGCAGCGTCTGTCAGTGCCGAGGGTCGCGCCGTACAGACGGCCGTGCTGGGCGGCGCCATGAGTGTGGTGTCGGCCTGTGTGTTACTTACACAGTGTCTCCGCGACATCGCGTTACACTCGGACAGTAGCAAGGTGCCTGACTACCGGCAGCGCCTGCACAACTCTGCCCTGGCCGTGTCGGACGGCTGCAACCTACTGTCGCAGGCGCTGCGGGATCGGACATCGCCCAGGACTCTACCGCCACTCAATTGCCATTCTGTGAATTGACCAGCTAGACCCTGTTCCCTCCTGATACCAAAGCATCCTCGGGCACAggcggtgtgtgtatgtgtgtgtgtgtgtgtgtgtccatggggCAGAAGGGGGAACCGAACCGTCTGCACTTCACAGACCGGCGCAGCaagcggccattcagcccatcgtgcctGTGACAGCTCTTTGAAAGAGCTCTCTCCAGTTCATTCCACTGCCCTGACCTACAGAATATAGACCTCAACTTTCCAGAAGTCTTAAGTAATCAGGACAGACAATTCAACGAATTACAAGGACTTAATCGTGCTGGGTGCGGTTCAAAGTCAGTCTTCCGGATACTTCATCTTCATTACAAAGACTGAATGATAAATCATATCAACACAATGGCCATTATGGTTTAGAAAGGGTTTTTACCTCAATTTACattaagcacacacacacacacacactcgcacattgACAGTGGGATGGAATGTAGCTCCGTTGGGTATGTGTGTTCTGTGGAATcaagtggtgagagagagagaagtgaatCTGGTGTTAATGAAAGGAAGTGTGCAGTTGTGATCATGATCTATTCACGTCTCGATTCTAAAAGTCGGGATAAAGCTGCTGTGAgtgggttttttccagttttACACTATTTGCCAGACATGGAAGTCTATGTTTTCTTGCATGTGCTGGAGTATTTATTTCAACATTAAAATGTTATGTTTCTCATGAgccttttattgtcaaatgtgattAACAGGTTTTTGTTCTATTGTGTAGCCCCATCACCTGTGAAATGAGTATTGGGGCAAGGGTCTGGTGTCATTGTTCCAGGTGGTGAACTGAATCTATACCAGTGTGTTAGGTATGTACAAGTATTATTTGTGACAAAACCTGACCTCTGATCATAACATGCAGTGGCAGCATGTTGCTTAATCCCTGCCTTGCATGTACCCATTGAATCAGTGTTATCACAGCTGCACCAACAACTATAAGCATATAACAATATataaacaatatttttaaaattacttttCCTTTCTTCTCCTGTTTAGTGTGACACCATACACTGGTTCTGTTGGTACTTTGTCTCCCCTGAAAGtgtaggtcataggagcagaattaggccatttagcccatgcagtgtactctgctattcaaccatggctgatctatttttccctctcagcctcattctcctgccttctctcccgtaacctttggcacccgtactaatcaagcgccagtcaatctctgctttttttaaatacccaatgatttggcctccacagccatctgtggcaatgaattccacagattcaccaccctctggctaaagaaattcctcctcatctttctaaaggtacgattTGGCTCCCTTCCTCTCTAGTATCTCTTGCAGTTTAAACCAGCTGATGTGTTAAGGAGTTAAAGATTGTTTTCCTTTTATTCAATCTCAAGTAGTTGGTATCACCGATAAAGCTGGCATTTATTACCCCACTAACTACCCAGGGATAGGCTTCCTTTTGTGTATGTCTTTTAGCATAGCCtgaggtttactaggctaattcagAGAGCTGTTACAAATTCGCCAGCACTGGGTAATAGTGAAAGATTTCTTCCTCTGAATGACCATATGGATAACATCAGAGTCACCCAACTAATGCTTGCTTTGTATTTCCAGATTTATTAAAAAATTGGATCATTAAATTATTTGGTGAGCTTGGAATTTCCCTCCTGCCCAGTTCACTCCCTCTAAAATCCACACCTTACTTTCTAGTTTATTTAGAgatcgagcatggaaacaggccctttgacccaacgagTCCGctcggaccagcgatccctgcagactaacactgtcctacacacactagggcgaatttacaattttaccaagccaattaacctgcaaactactGAACTTTAAACTACTGACATCAAGATTCTGTGACCTGTGTCCAACATAGACCTGCCCATGTAGCCAGCACCCACACTCACCAACTGCACCCTGTCCTGTTAGGTCATGGCCTGACTTAAGATTTCAAGATTCTTGTTTATGTCAAACCCTTCCGTGTGTCTGCATCTTCCCACCTCCCTaatcttatcatcatatcatatcatatatctacagccggaaacaggccttttcggccctccaagtccgtgccgcccagtgatccccgtacattaatactatcctacacccactagggacaatttttacatttacccagccaattaacctacatacctgtacgtcttgttaCCTGCACCTCTGCAATCACAGAATTTAACCGAACCAATGAAATATTTTCTAAACCTCTCAACTTCTCATGGGTCTTTTCTTTGTTTAAGGCATTCTTGATAAACTGATCATCTAATATGCTTCAACTTTAATCATAGTAACATCTTGTGCTTTTGATCAGGAATTTGCTTCATTTCCAATGAGCGGTGAATAATGTAACAGCAGCTTGCAATTCTACCCCCCTCTGCACTCGCGTTAAATAGAAAGGCACCGTCAATTCTACCCCCCCCTCTGCACTGGCGTTAAATAGAAAGGCACCGTCAATTCTACCCCCCTCTGCACTGGCGTTAAATAGAAAGGCACCGTCAATTCTACCCCCCTCTGCACTCGCGTTAAATAGAAAGGCACTGTCCTTCATCAGGGGTAGCATTCTCCCTTTGGGCCCTCAAAGGATTACAATCAGGTCACCTGTCATCCATCTAAATGTGAGAGATTAAAGGCTGGGCCTACTTGATCTCTCCTCACAATAgaccctctttcccccccacctccgAGCAACCAGTCTGCTGTATGCCTGTGGACATCTTTCTgtagataaggagaccaaaatttctCATAATACAAGGTGCGAGCTCACTAATATCTGTAATACTATTTATTACAAATAATAATATTGTATTACTATTTTGGGTTCACCGTTTATGGTTGGCATGCACTTTGCCCATTGGCACGAGGCCACGTGTACGTGTTCAGAAATGGAATCCACTGCTTTAAAGAATcatctagaaacaaagaaatatAGTTGCTGGTTTAgtcctggagtaagtcagcaggtcaggcagcatctctggagaacatggataggtgatattttgggttgggacccttcttcagactctgtccaacctgtaacgtcacctatccttgttctgcagagatgctgcctgacccactgacttcagcactctgtgaaacgtcacctatcgatgttctccacagatgctgcctgacccgctgagttactccagcactctgtgaaacatcacctatccatgttctccacagatgatgcctgacccgctgagttactccagcactctgtctttccaTTTTGATATTCTAACTTTCCAGGTGTGATCTATGTGTGATCCGATGGAACAACTGTATTACTCCGGTCTATTCTGTAATCTGACTTCAATAGGATACAAAGTTCTGTTGTAATAACTTTTGTTTTCCACTcggccagtcagcatctgtggcggagagttgacgtttcagatcggtacccttcttcacactgaacaaGTCTCCCGACCTGAAGTGTTATCTATCTGttcctcttcacagatgctgcctagcctgtaGATTTCCAAAGCACTTCAAGAGTCCAGCAACTGCAGTGTCTTCCAATAAATGTAGTTAAATAGTTTTCATGGTTTCttgctcaattgtaattatgCTTAGAGACTCCTTAGTGAACTGTGGCATCAGTATAGAATGGGGGTGTGCCAGGGATTGGACTCTGGCTTTGGCTGCTGTCTGCTTGGATCAGGACAAAACAGCCTCTCCATTACTTGCCCATGTATCACCTGGAAGCCTCACATCTTCCAACCAACGAGCTGGAACGTGTGAATGTGGCTGTCTGAAACTAAATGCTGGTTCACTAcagcatttattgcacaacaCTTACTGTAATATAAACCCACTATTCAATGCACTTGCACTATTTAATTTCCAGTGGGCAATTGGGATCTAACATTACAAAAGGCACTGTTGATGTGACTGCCCTGTTTGAACCATGCCATGCCAGGATGGTGTAGTAGTTAGTTAATGTGTAGAAAATTTGAGTTTCATTTAATAGCATTCTgggagaggatagacacaaaatgctggagtaacccagcgggttaggcagcatcgctggagaaaaggaataggtgaagttttgggtcaagaccctttggaCTCATCATGAGTGATGAAAGGTCTCGAAACGAAacctcacctataccttttctccagagatgctgcctgacccactgagatactccagcattttgtgtctatcttcagtgtaaaccaacatctgcagttccttcttacaaattcTGGGAAAGGATTTATTTTTAAAGGAAATTTTAAAAAGTGACTGTTTTCAGATTATGTCCAAGAAAATGAACTATCTAGCAGGATTGCAAGAGTCCCTGTGACAGTGAACTATCTAAGAGGATTGCAAGAGTCCCTGTGACAGTGAACTATCTAGCAGGATTGCAAGAGTCCCTGTGATAGTGAACTATCTAGCAGGATTGCAAGAGTCCCTGTGACAGTGGGCTTCATgtggatgctccaatttcctcccacgttccaaaaatGTGTGGATTTGTtgcttaattggtctctgtaaatttgtccctagtgtgcagggagtggattagaaaatgggataacatagaacaagtggtcggtgtggacatggtgggccgaaggtcctgtttctaaaCAAAGTGCTCCATCTGTTTTGGGTACATGTACAATATTCTGGTTCACTGAATTGAGGAGTCCTTTATCCTGGACAATATTCATCCCtcaacaccatttaaaaaatgtgcagcaaaacagacagacagacaggaaaTACTCAGCCTGTCAGGGAATACTCAGCCTGTCAGGGAATACTCAACCAGTCAGGGAATACTGTCAGGGAATACTCAGCCTGTCAGGGAATACTCAACCAGTCAGGGAATACTGTCAGGGAATACTCAGCCTGTCAGGAAATACTCAGCCTGTCAGGGAATACTCAGCCTGTCAGGGAATACTCAACCAGTCAGGGAATACTCAGCCAGTCAGGGAATACTGTCAGGGAATACTCAGCCTGTCAGGGAATACTCAGCCTGTCAGGGAATACTCAGCCAGTCAGGGAATACTCAGCCTGTCAGGGAATACTCAGCCTGTCAGGGAATACTCAGCCTGTCAGGGAATACTCAGCCAGTCAGGGAATACTCAGCCAGTCAGGGAATACTCAACCAGTCAGGGAATACTCAACCAGTCAGGGAATACTCAGCCAGTCAGGGAATACTCAGCCAGTCAGGGAATACTCAGCCTGTCAGGGAATACTCAGCCAGTCGGGCTGCATCTGAGGAAAGAAAAACAGGCAATATTCAGGTCAAAGACTCTTCGTCAGACCTGAAAAGCATTATTGTCCACTACTATTAAATGTAATTTATAATGTTCTGAAGTTGAGAAAGGTGATTGAAACATGTATATGTTCATAGCTGATAATGGTTTGATTATTAGACTGCCCAGCATCTCCGTGATAGGAAATGATTTGTCTTTGAAGATAAATCACAAGACAGAAGGACGTCACCTGCTCACAGTGGCCATTGAGGAAGAGCTACATTACCTAGTCACGGCCTCCAGCCCTGGCTGTAGGTGGTTCGGCCCTACCTGTAGATCCCAGATCCTCAGTACACCACCCACTGCTGTTTAAATGCAGCAAGAgtttttgcttccaccaccaccacatcaGGCAGTAAACTCCAGGGCCTCTCCGTTTGAAATAGCTGATTTATCTAATCTCTTGCatcatggcaacatccttgttaatcACTGCAGGTTCTGTGCACTCGTATCTAttctgtttaatttattattgtcacgtctacagtgaaaggcttttgtgcgctatccagtcaacaaaaaggCTATGATTATCAACCCTTCCACTGCgctcagataaagggtacaacatttagtgcaatataaaatccaattaaagatagtctgagggtctccaatgaggtagatgggaggtcaggaccgctctttagTTCATGatgggatgtttcagttgcctgataacagctgggtataaactgcccttgaatctgaaggtgtgcgttttcaaacttctgtccctcttgcccgatgagagaggagaagaatgagtggggtgcgactggtccttgattatgctggcagctttgccgaggcagcgtgaggtgtacatgtgtcaatggaagggacaaaatgtgtagaaaggaactgcagatgctggtttatgccgaagataggcatcaagtgctgaagtaactcagcgtgtcaggcagcatctctgaagaaaatggatggatgatcttttggatcagaacccttcttcagacgtcacctactccttttctcaggagatgctgcctgacccgatgagttactccagcactttgtgtctatcaatggaagggaggttggtttgcgtgatggtctgggctgcatccacagctcTGCATTGTGGTGATGAGAAGAGTGGTCAGTTTGTGATTTGACCCTATTGTGGACAGTTCCACTGCAGCTTtgctacttttatactctatggCTAATTACGGCAAGTAtgtgaaaataacaaaaaaactgcagctgctggaaatctaaaatgcagaaaattctggaaatgctcagtaggtcaggcagcatctgtgggaagagatctTCAACCTGAACATACTCTgtgtctcttcccacagatgcggcccGATCTGCTGCATATTTCTGGCATTTGCCgtttttattttaatatatctTGTTTGCCTTAGTCACCTCAAATATATAACCAGCAACCTATAGGAATCTCGGCATATATTGCAAAGTCCCTTTATTTCTTTATAATCACTTAATGcactcaattatattgtggatgaataaggaactgcagatgctggtatacaaaaaagtgctggagtaactcagcgcaccagacagcatctctggggaacatggatggatgatgtttggtTCAAGATTCTTCTTCGAgctctgaagaagcgtcttgacctgaaacatcgcctatttatgtcctccagaggtgctgtctgatgagttactccagcattctgcgtatTTTTCAGCTTATATTGTGTGTCGCATTTGCCAGATACATTTAATCAAATGCATGACCACGTTTGTGTCCAAATTCCATTCATCACTTTTCTCCTCAACCGGCCAGTACTGTCTATATCTGCTTGATGTAGAAGTGTTGCTCCTCACAATGCTGCCAATTTGTAACATCTGTTTAACTTGTATATTGTGCACATTTTGGTCTAGTTTATTAATTCACACCAGTGCTATGAACACAGAAATGTAGCTGGCTGTTTTTCCAGTTCCCTTCACCTAATGTGTACACTTGCTGCTGAGAGTTAGTGTTGTTTAACATAGTATTCTCCCACCCTCGGTGATTGGTGCAGTGTGTGAGCTGAAAATTAACCCACATCTGAAATTGGTTGAACTTTCCCTTCATTACCACCAACATATCTGAGTTTTAGTCAAACTGGTACATTTACAAAGCCTCAAGATTAACCTTTGTGGCACATAAATAAATAGATTGTGAACCCTAGGATATAAAACATAGAAATCAGGGTTGTTCTTCAGGTTTTGTTGTTGCGCTGTTTGGACTGCTAGTGGGCATAGTCATCTTAAATGGATGCCGATTTTTCTGTGACCTTCATTCAAAGCTACTTCCAACCATAACCGGTATTTCACCTAGCTGTTTGAGAATTGACTTGGATTTTCTGTATTAGTTAAGAAGAAATTGTAAGAGGCGCGTTGTGTCCAACTTCTAATAAGTGGCTTCTGTGTGTGTTGGCGTTTAGCTGTGAGAATAATGAGATTGTTCAGCTTATGTTTTGGCAGTCAAGTTAAAAAGGAGACCTGCCCTGGGGAAATGTGACCTGTGAACAAGTAGCAGAGTTATCCCTGGGGAAACAACAAAGTCTCAGACTTTGCACCACCCCAAATTCATTTAAACTTGGGAAACATCAGGGGTGGTTTATCTTTCAGTGACAGGTCAATAGAAAGGCCACGCCCTTTATTTCAAATAGGCTGACCTCGCTCAAGCTGCAGTGAACTTTTAACACTTCCTGTTGAAAAAAAATACACTGGAACTATTCTTTTGCAGACTAATGCGCAACCACCCAGTTTTAGGATATGGGAAATGATATCGCAACTGGAAAGCAGTCAAGGAGAGAGCAGTTTCCTGACAGCCCACAGTCTCTGG
This genomic window from Rhinoraja longicauda isolate Sanriku21f chromosome 33, sRhiLon1.1, whole genome shotgun sequence contains:
- the tlnrd1 gene encoding talin rod domain-containing protein 1 — translated: MANSGSAKSTSSSSGGGGGFSFSSQQRRRLVLMCDMCKSKMQLVADLLLLSSDTRPVHTDSPSTGTGTGTGPAPGQSFDKSRDTVIARTKGLSILTHDVQSQLNMGKYGEVGASLGEMCELVVALVESAAHAAYLAAAQAPGSQAAVAGLVDRYRLSRARYDVEQSCGLLRTAPVCELSPPLLLDLSRSLSRGLRGLTDACVLAADSSRDRFTRDQFKLSVKVMSSSATALLACVRELKARPCEAARARCVLFGGPLLQAVNALVGFATEPQFLGEAASVSAEGRAVQTAVLGGAMSVVSACVLLTQCLRDIALHSDSSKVPDYRQRLHNSALAVSDGCNLLSQALRDRTSPRTLPPLNCHSVN